A single region of the Gossypium arboreum isolate Shixiya-1 chromosome 12, ASM2569848v2, whole genome shotgun sequence genome encodes:
- the LOC108456225 gene encoding protein LITTLE ZIPPER 4-like produces the protein MLLLEGFKYIVPGVRQTGSKMDKLNSQLYWHNYCIIKENERLRKKAQQLNQENQALLSELRQKLAKKGRSNPDQGPCLCSTSNPNYNQPHKP, from the exons ATGCTCTTACTTGAAGGATTCAAG TACATTGTTCCAGGTGTAAGGCAAACAGGGTCCAAGATGGATAAACTCAACTCACAGCTATATTGGCATAACTACTGCATAATCAAAGAGAATGAAAGGTTGAGGAAAAAGGCTCAACAGCTGAACCAAGAGAACCAGGCTCTGTTGTCTGAGCTGAGGCAAAAGCTAGCCAAAAAAGGACGTTCCAATCCAGACCAAGGCCCCTGTCTTTGCTCAACTTCAAACCCCAACTACAATCAACCacataaaccctaa